One Oceanotoga teriensis genomic region harbors:
- the pgl gene encoding 6-phosphogluconolactonase, with amino-acid sequence MKIYLFKNEDEMANRSAKLFYEEYLKNSNSFKVMLSGGSTPINMYKIIISEYKDKINWENVLIFFGDERFISENSSNNNYKNTYENFLKHIPIPKSNIFKIRTDIPIEKSIIDYENKIITKTKNYKFNLIYLGIGNDGHTASLFPDELKKKGFIIYTEKEHGNPPLKRISVNFDLIEKADKIIFMSNYKKKEKVLNQIIENFETVKNKYPTTSLKNQNIYYLIAKDGY; translated from the coding sequence ATGAAAATTTATTTGTTTAAAAATGAAGATGAAATGGCTAATAGATCTGCAAAATTATTCTATGAAGAATATTTAAAAAATAGTAATTCTTTTAAAGTAATGCTTTCAGGAGGATCTACTCCAATAAATATGTATAAAATAATAATATCTGAATATAAAGATAAAATAAACTGGGAAAATGTTTTAATATTTTTTGGCGATGAACGATTTATTTCTGAAAATTCTTCAAATAACAATTATAAAAATACTTATGAAAATTTTTTAAAACATATTCCAATACCAAAGTCAAACATATTTAAAATAAGAACAGATATTCCAATAGAAAAATCTATAATAGATTATGAAAATAAAATTATAACAAAAACTAAAAATTATAAATTTAATTTAATATATTTAGGTATAGGAAATGATGGTCACACAGCTTCTTTATTTCCAGATGAGTTAAAGAAAAAAGGATTTATCATATACACAGAAAAAGAACATGGAAATCCTCCATTAAAAAGAATCTCTGTCAACTTTGATTTAATAGAAAAAGCTGACAAAATTATTTTTATGTCAAATTATAAAAAAAAGGAAAAAGTTTTAAATCAAATAATAGAAAATTTTGAAACAGTAAAAAATAAATATCCTACAACATCATTAAAAAATCAAAATATTTATTATTTAATTGCAAAAGACGGATATTAA
- a CDS encoding encapsulin-associated ferritin-like protein — MGDYHESYDALDQRTRDLTRALNSLKEEIEAVDWYNQRVALAENEELKSIMAHNRDEEIEHAVMTLEWLRRNMDGWDEEMKTYLFKEGNITDLEEEIEKSEDSKDESLGIKDMNK; from the coding sequence ATGGGAGATTATCATGAATCATATGATGCTTTAGATCAAAGAACAAGAGATTTAACAAGAGCTTTGAATAGTTTAAAAGAAGAAATAGAGGCAGTTGATTGGTATAATCAAAGAGTTGCCCTCGCAGAAAATGAAGAATTAAAATCTATTATGGCTCATAATAGAGATGAAGAAATAGAACATGCTGTTATGACACTTGAATGGCTTAGAAGAAATATGGATGGTTGGGATGAAGAAATGAAAACATACCTTTTTAAAGAGGGAAATATAACAGATTTGGAAGAAGAAATTGAAAAAAGTGAAGATTCAAAAGATGAATCTTTAGGAATAAAAGACATGAATAAATAA
- a CDS encoding family 1 encapsulin nanocompartment shell protein, with protein MSIFKRDLAPISKEIWSEIDERAKDVFNSYLSARKVVNFIGPFGIDYNVLSEGRIAVEESKEGVNFGIYKVKPLVEQRIDFELNRWELDNIFRGAKDIDFSPLEDAVKRAALFEENAIYNSLSQANIKGIIQTSSNKIEFGNSSSEIMESLAKGILELRSSYVKSDLVLIVGPDNWKKINKFSDNYPLKKKIEESLGTKIILSHVLDGAILMPLKHEDIELIVGQDFSIGYHNCTEDKIKFFIMESFTFRILDPDIIVKFE; from the coding sequence ATGAGTATATTTAAAAGAGATTTAGCTCCAATTTCAAAAGAAATTTGGTCAGAAATAGACGAAAGAGCTAAAGATGTTTTTAATTCGTATTTATCTGCCAGAAAAGTAGTTAACTTCATAGGTCCTTTTGGAATTGATTATAATGTTTTATCAGAAGGAAGAATTGCAGTTGAAGAAAGTAAAGAAGGAGTTAATTTCGGTATATATAAAGTAAAACCTTTAGTTGAACAAAGAATAGATTTTGAATTGAACAGATGGGAATTAGATAACATATTTAGAGGAGCTAAAGATATAGATTTTTCACCATTGGAAGATGCTGTTAAAAGAGCGGCTCTTTTTGAAGAAAATGCCATTTATAATTCTTTATCGCAAGCAAATATAAAAGGTATAATTCAAACATCTTCAAATAAAATTGAATTTGGTAACTCATCATCTGAAATTATGGAATCACTTGCAAAAGGAATTCTTGAATTGAGAAGTTCATATGTTAAATCTGATTTAGTTTTAATTGTTGGACCAGATAATTGGAAAAAAATAAATAAATTTTCTGATAATTATCCATTAAAAAAGAAAATAGAAGAATCTTTAGGAACAAAAATAATTTTGTCCCATGTTTTAGATGGAGCTATTTTAATGCCATTAAAACATGAAGACATAGAATTAATTGTTGGACAAGATTTTTCTATAGGATATCATAATTGTACAGAAGATAAGATAAAATTTTTTATTATGGAGTCTTTCACATTTAGAATCTTAGATCCAGATATAATAGTAAAATTTGAATGA
- the gnd gene encoding phosphogluconate dehydrogenase (NAD(+)-dependent, decarboxylating), which produces MKLSIIGLGRMGYNMAIRLLEDGHEVFVYNRTSEKSETLKEYGAKVIYDLKTIKNVLSTPRVVWSMLPAGDITEKNIEILSEILDEEDIIIDGANTNYKDDIKRFNTLKNKGINYIDAGVSGGVWGLKEGYCTMVGGDEKIFEYIEPIIKSLAPNNGYMYCGSTGAGHYVKMIHNGIEYGLMEAYAEGFELLKASKYGENLNLSDISKMWNNGSVIRSWLLELLEIAFKDDSSLKDIQGYVEDSGEARWTVNEAIDNGVSVPIISASLFKRFQSRQKDVFSDKVVAALRNQFGGHALYKKDRNIKKTSTGAGKVESANPDKRDFYGKNK; this is translated from the coding sequence TTGAAATTATCTATAATAGGACTTGGTAGAATGGGATATAATATGGCAATTAGATTACTAGAAGACGGCCATGAAGTTTTTGTATACAATAGAACTTCAGAAAAATCTGAAACTCTAAAGGAATACGGAGCAAAAGTTATTTATGATTTAAAAACAATTAAAAATGTTTTATCTACACCAAGAGTAGTTTGGTCAATGCTTCCAGCTGGAGATATAACTGAAAAAAACATTGAAATACTTTCAGAAATATTGGATGAAGAAGATATAATAATAGATGGAGCTAATACTAATTATAAAGATGATATTAAAAGATTTAATACCTTAAAAAATAAAGGTATTAATTATATAGATGCAGGTGTTTCTGGAGGAGTATGGGGATTGAAAGAAGGCTACTGTACAATGGTTGGGGGAGATGAAAAAATATTTGAATATATAGAACCTATAATAAAGTCTTTAGCTCCAAATAATGGGTATATGTATTGTGGTTCTACAGGAGCAGGTCATTATGTCAAAATGATACACAATGGTATAGAATATGGATTGATGGAAGCTTATGCAGAAGGTTTTGAACTTTTAAAAGCTTCAAAATATGGTGAAAATTTAAATCTTTCAGATATATCAAAAATGTGGAATAATGGAAGTGTTATAAGATCTTGGTTATTAGAATTGCTTGAAATAGCTTTTAAAGATGATTCTTCTCTCAAAGATATTCAAGGTTATGTTGAAGATTCTGGAGAAGCACGTTGGACTGTAAATGAAGCAATAGATAATGGTGTTTCTGTTCCAATAATATCAGCTTCTTTATTTAAACGTTTTCAATCAAGACAAAAAGATGTTTTTTCTGATAAAGTAGTAGCTGCTTTGAGAAATCAATTTGGTGGTCATGCACTTTATAAAAAAGATAGGAATATCAAAAAAACTTCTACCGGTGCCGGTAAAGTTGAATCAGCTAATCCAGATAAGAGGGATTTCTATGGAAAAAATAAATAA
- the zwf gene encoding glucose-6-phosphate dehydrogenase, with protein sequence MEKINKKIISQSNSCEEIKADKSSIIIFGASGDLTSRKLIPAIFKLFKRNLLSENFYVLGVARTQMNDQNFRDKTKNIISNLCKDEKIINRFLKIIYYQNGQYNDINLYKILNDKIKYLDDKYKTNGNNLFYFATPPDIHSIIIKKLGEVGLNDQKNNFKRVIIEKPFGSDLNSSNSLDDELHKYLEEQQIYRIDHYLGKETVQNIMMLRFANIIFEPIWNYKYIDNIQITVSESLGIGHRAGYFENAGLLRDMFQNHMLQLLTLVAMEPPASLEPVSVRNEKVKLLKSIRPFNNKNIDDNLVRGQYISSKIDDEIVPGYREEKNVAKNSCTETYVAGKFFIDNWRWSGVPFYLRSGKRLKKKLSQIAIIFKDVPHSIFSHDFINLEQNSLILNVQPDEGFSLYIQAKQPGSKLCLNTLNMDFKYKNHFDFDPPEAYERLILDALIGDQTLFVRSDAMKISWELLEPIINKWKKENTLNFYEAGTWGPKESSRLFKNGTWYPLR encoded by the coding sequence ATGGAAAAAATAAATAAAAAAATAATAAGCCAAAGTAATAGTTGTGAAGAAATAAAAGCTGATAAATCATCAATAATAATATTTGGTGCTTCAGGTGATTTAACTTCAAGAAAGTTAATTCCGGCAATATTTAAACTTTTTAAAAGAAATCTTTTATCAGAAAATTTTTATGTTTTAGGTGTTGCAAGAACTCAAATGAATGATCAAAATTTTAGAGATAAAACAAAAAATATTATTTCAAATCTTTGCAAAGATGAAAAAATAATAAATAGATTTTTAAAAATAATATATTATCAAAATGGACAATATAATGATATTAATCTTTATAAAATACTAAATGATAAGATTAAATATTTGGATGATAAATACAAAACAAATGGAAATAATTTATTTTATTTTGCAACTCCACCAGATATACATTCAATAATAATAAAAAAATTAGGTGAAGTTGGTTTAAATGATCAAAAAAATAATTTCAAAAGAGTTATAATTGAAAAACCTTTTGGTAGTGATTTAAATTCTTCTAACTCTTTAGATGATGAACTTCATAAGTATTTAGAAGAACAGCAAATATATAGAATCGACCATTATCTTGGAAAAGAAACAGTTCAAAACATTATGATGTTAAGATTTGCGAATATAATATTTGAACCTATATGGAATTATAAATATATAGATAATATTCAAATAACAGTATCAGAATCCCTTGGTATTGGTCATAGAGCTGGATACTTTGAAAATGCAGGTCTTTTAAGAGATATGTTTCAAAATCATATGCTTCAACTTTTGACTCTTGTCGCAATGGAGCCTCCAGCATCCTTAGAACCTGTAAGCGTTAGAAATGAAAAAGTTAAACTTTTAAAATCTATAAGACCTTTTAACAATAAAAACATAGATGATAATCTTGTCAGAGGACAATATATTTCCTCCAAAATCGATGATGAAATAGTTCCAGGGTATAGAGAAGAAAAAAATGTAGCCAAGAATTCTTGCACTGAAACATATGTAGCTGGAAAATTTTTTATAGATAATTGGCGTTGGAGTGGAGTTCCATTTTATCTTAGATCCGGCAAAAGACTTAAAAAAAAATTAAGTCAAATTGCAATAATATTTAAAGATGTTCCACATTCCATTTTTTCACATGATTTTATAAATTTAGAACAAAATTCTTTAATTTTAAATGTACAACCAGATGAAGGATTTTCTCTTTATATACAGGCAAAACAACCTGGTTCTAAATTATGTTTAAACACTTTAAATATGGATTTTAAATATAAGAATCATTTTGATTTTGATCCACCAGAAGCTTATGAAAGATTAATTTTAGATGCTTTAATAGGTGATCAAACTTTATTTGTAAGAAGCGATGCTATGAAAATATCTTGGGAACTTTTAGAACCCATAATTAATAAATGGAAAAAAGAAAATACTTTGAATTTTTATGAAGCAGGAACATGGGGGCCTAAAGAGAGTAGTAGATTATTTAAAAATGGTACATGGTATCCATTGAGGTGA
- a CDS encoding deoxynucleoside kinase, which yields MKKNKMIVFAGNVGAGKSTFTNIISNKIEFKPYYESVVDNPFLEDFYYNQKRWSYHLQTYFLFHRFKSIKDIIDKEVNAVLDRSIYEDSEIFAKNLYMNNKMSKPEYDSYKQIFDTMLQYLKKPDLLIYIKTDVKTILKRINKRGRQMEIQTPIEYWEQLNDLYNNWINDYDQSPIYIVDGNEFDIIEKPKLVNDIVENIKTLI from the coding sequence ATGAAAAAAAATAAAATGATCGTCTTTGCTGGAAATGTAGGTGCAGGAAAATCTACATTTACAAATATAATTTCCAATAAAATAGAATTTAAACCATATTATGAATCTGTTGTGGATAATCCATTTCTTGAAGATTTTTATTATAATCAAAAAAGATGGTCATATCATTTACAAACATATTTTTTATTTCATAGATTTAAAAGTATAAAAGATATAATAGATAAAGAAGTTAATGCTGTACTCGATAGATCTATTTATGAAGACTCTGAAATATTTGCAAAAAATCTCTATATGAACAATAAAATGAGCAAACCCGAATATGATTCATATAAGCAAATATTTGATACTATGTTGCAATATTTAAAGAAACCAGATCTACTAATTTACATAAAAACAGATGTAAAAACAATTTTAAAACGTATAAATAAACGTGGTAGACAAATGGAGATTCAGACACCAATTGAATATTGGGAACAATTAAATGATTTATATAATAATTGGATAAATGATTATGATCAATCACCTATTTATATAGTTGATGGAAATGAATTTGATATAATTGAAAAACCTAAACTTGTTAATGATATTGTTGAAAATATAAAAACATTAATTTAA
- a CDS encoding deoxynucleoside kinase: MNKIRINIEGNIGSGKTTLANALFKEFKADELILEEFENNPYLPLLYRNEDVGFQTEMFFLVSRYKQYNSMSESSLIISDYDMIKNKIFSNITIKNEIEKLKFYKIYDILTENLEKSDLIIYIDTSVETVVKRIKSRKREFENKIDIEYLKKVDEAYKKTFKKIKNCIILDGDKFDVFNNEDFERLIKIIEVKIDEKK; the protein is encoded by the coding sequence ATGAATAAAATAAGAATAAATATAGAAGGAAATATAGGTAGTGGAAAAACAACATTAGCAAATGCTCTATTTAAAGAATTTAAAGCAGATGAATTGATATTAGAAGAGTTTGAAAATAATCCTTATTTACCTTTATTATATAGAAATGAAGATGTTGGATTTCAAACTGAAATGTTTTTTCTTGTATCCAGATATAAACAATATAATTCCATGTCAGAAAGTTCTTTAATTATAAGTGATTATGATATGATTAAAAATAAAATTTTTTCAAATATCACTATAAAAAATGAAATAGAAAAATTAAAATTTTATAAAATATATGATATTCTCACAGAAAATCTTGAAAAATCAGATTTAATAATATATATAGACACTTCTGTTGAAACAGTTGTTAAAAGAATAAAAAGCAGAAAAAGAGAGTTTGAAAATAAAATAGATATTGAATATTTAAAAAAAGTCGATGAAGCTTATAAAAAAACTTTTAAAAAAATTAAAAACTGTATAATTTTGGATGGAGATAAATTTGATGTTTTTAATAATGAAGATTTTGAAAGACTTATAAAAATAATAGAGGTGAAAATAGATGAAAAAAAATAA